A single genomic interval of Novosphingobium ginsenosidimutans harbors:
- the thiL gene encoding thiamine-phosphate kinase: MSREAAFIAALRGIATHPAARGLADDCAVLEIGGETLILTHDAMAEGVHFLPGQDAADVAWKLVASNLSDLAAKGAEPLGVLLGYQFGPDDARFLAGLEEVLVHFGVPLLGGDTISATGPQVLGLTALGRATHRPVPARSGARPGDAIWITGPVGAAMLGFEALRDATAADSAAFRRPLARLADGRALAPLVSAMMDVSDGLLLDASRMARASGVSFAIDSMAVPIAAPEARRAEALRWGEDYQLLFTLPEGAEPPITAFQIGTASASAEAPVVLDGLPLTEAKGLGYEHS; the protein is encoded by the coding sequence ATGAGCCGCGAGGCGGCCTTTATTGCCGCGCTGCGTGGAATAGCCACGCATCCCGCCGCGCGCGGTCTGGCAGATGATTGTGCGGTGCTAGAGATCGGCGGCGAAACGCTGATCCTGACCCATGACGCCATGGCCGAGGGGGTGCATTTCCTGCCCGGACAGGACGCAGCCGATGTCGCGTGGAAGCTGGTTGCCTCCAATCTCTCCGATCTGGCCGCCAAGGGGGCCGAACCGCTTGGCGTGCTGCTGGGCTATCAGTTCGGTCCGGACGATGCCCGGTTCCTGGCGGGCCTGGAGGAGGTGCTGGTGCACTTTGGCGTGCCGCTGCTCGGCGGTGACACCATCAGTGCGACCGGGCCGCAGGTGCTGGGTCTCACCGCACTAGGCCGCGCCACCCATCGCCCGGTCCCGGCGCGGAGCGGCGCGCGGCCCGGCGATGCAATCTGGATCACCGGCCCTGTGGGCGCTGCGATGCTGGGGTTTGAGGCCCTGCGTGATGCCACCGCTGCGGACAGCGCTGCTTTCCGCCGTCCGCTCGCCCGGCTGGCTGACGGACGGGCGCTAGCTCCGCTCGTCTCGGCGATGATGGACGTCTCGGACGGACTTCTCCTCGATGCCAGCCGTATGGCCCGCGCCTCGGGCGTGAGCTTCGCTATCGACAGCATGGCCGTGCCGATCGCCGCGCCAGAAGCCCGCCGGGCCGAGGCGCTGCGCTGGGGTGAGGATTACCAGTTACTGTTCACGCTGCCCGAGGGGGCAGAACCGCCGATCACGGCCTTCCAGATCGGCACGGCATCTGCCTCAGCCGAAGCCCCGGTCGTGCTGGATGGCCTGCCCCTGACCGAGGCCAAGGGCCTTGGCTACGAGCACTCTTAA
- a CDS encoding endonuclease domain-containing protein, whose translation MKKHPPGISTVRARELRQNASSAELRMWRLLREGFPEGRWRRQVPIRHYIADFASHRLRLVIELDGGQHSEAGDAVRTAAIEHEGYRVARFWNNEVLENSEGCLARLLDLVGQTHPHPTTTRRSAKSPYPSPIEGEEAR comes from the coding sequence ATGAAGAAGCATCCGCCTGGCATCTCGACCGTTCGCGCACGCGAACTTCGGCAGAATGCCTCGTCGGCAGAGCTGCGCATGTGGCGCTTGCTGCGCGAAGGGTTTCCCGAAGGCCGATGGCGGAGGCAGGTTCCCATTCGCCACTACATCGCCGACTTCGCGAGCCATCGGCTTCGGCTGGTGATCGAACTGGATGGCGGACAGCATTCCGAAGCTGGCGATGCAGTCCGTACTGCGGCGATCGAGCACGAGGGTTATCGCGTTGCCCGCTTCTGGAACAACGAAGTGCTGGAGAATTCCGAAGGGTGCCTGGCTCGGCTACTTGATCTTGTCGGGCAAACGCACCCCCATCCAACTACGACTAGGCGTTCCGCCAAGTCTCCGTATCCTTCCCCCATCGAGGGGGAAGAAGCTCGATGA
- the nusB gene encoding transcription antitermination factor NusB, with the protein MSKSKARPAARLAAVQALYQHAMEGTPLASLLDEFHRHRLGAEIEGDQYAEAEVAFFDAIVQGVIARYEEIDALLEARLAEGWKLERLDKTMLQILRAGAWELLARADVATGTAISEYVDVAHAFFEAREAKFVNGVLDAVAKDVRG; encoded by the coding sequence ATGAGCAAGTCAAAAGCCCGCCCAGCCGCCCGCCTTGCGGCGGTGCAGGCGCTGTACCAGCACGCCATGGAAGGCACGCCGCTGGCCTCGCTGCTCGACGAGTTCCATCGCCACCGCCTTGGCGCCGAGATCGAAGGGGACCAGTACGCCGAGGCCGAAGTCGCCTTTTTCGACGCGATCGTACAGGGCGTGATCGCCCGCTACGAGGAGATTGACGCTCTGCTAGAGGCGCGCCTTGCCGAAGGCTGGAAACTGGAGCGGCTTGACAAGACCATGCTCCAGATTCTGCGCGCCGGCGCCTGGGAACTGCTCGCTCGCGCTGACGTGGCGACCGGCACGGCCATCAGCGAATATGTCGACGTCGCCCACGCCTTCTTCGAGGCGCGCGAGGCGAAGTTCGTCAACGGCGTGCTTGATGCCGTGGCGAAGGACGTGCGCGGCTGA
- the hisD gene encoding histidinol dehydrogenase, with translation MLRLNTRDPGFDAAFRKLVSDRRESDENVSRDVQIILDDVRARGDAALAELTRKFDQHELASDADWQVDAATCREAFDNLTPDLRAALELAAKRIRAFHEGQKPADRDETDKHGVRMGARWGAVDAAGLYVPGGRAAYPSSLLMNAIPAKVAGVERLVVVTPSPKGQVNPLVLAAAHLAGVDEVWRIGGAQAVGALAYGTERIKPVDVIVGPGNAWVAEAKRQLYGVVGIDMVAGPSEILLIADGQNSPEWTAADLLSQAEHDPSAQSILITDDPVFADTVADRIGVELAMLPTARVASESWNTHGTIIEVADLMAEAPALANALAAEHVQIATDDPQALFERIRHAGSVFLGRMTPEAVGDYVAGPNHVLPTGRRARFSSGLSVLDFMKRTSFIQLDAKALKAVGPAAVELANAEGLTAHARSIEVRLGI, from the coding sequence ATGCTGCGCCTCAACACCCGCGACCCCGGCTTTGACGCTGCCTTCCGCAAGCTGGTTTCCGACCGCCGCGAGAGCGACGAGAATGTCAGCCGCGATGTCCAGATCATCCTCGACGATGTCCGCGCCCGCGGCGATGCGGCGCTGGCCGAGCTGACCCGCAAGTTCGACCAGCACGAGCTGGCCAGCGATGCCGATTGGCAGGTCGATGCCGCCACCTGCCGCGAAGCCTTCGACAACCTCACACCGGACCTGCGCGCCGCGCTGGAACTTGCCGCCAAGCGCATCCGCGCCTTCCATGAAGGGCAGAAGCCGGCCGATCGCGACGAAACCGACAAGCATGGCGTGCGCATGGGCGCGCGCTGGGGGGCGGTCGATGCCGCCGGGCTCTATGTGCCGGGCGGCCGCGCGGCCTATCCTTCTTCGCTGCTGATGAACGCGATTCCGGCCAAGGTTGCCGGGGTCGAGCGGCTGGTCGTCGTCACTCCCAGCCCCAAGGGCCAGGTCAACCCGCTGGTCCTGGCCGCCGCGCACCTGGCCGGCGTCGATGAAGTCTGGCGGATCGGCGGCGCCCAAGCGGTCGGCGCGCTGGCCTATGGCACGGAACGGATCAAGCCGGTCGATGTGATCGTTGGCCCCGGCAACGCCTGGGTCGCCGAAGCCAAGCGCCAGCTTTACGGTGTGGTCGGGATCGACATGGTCGCCGGACCGAGCGAGATCCTGCTGATCGCCGATGGCCAGAACTCGCCGGAATGGACCGCCGCCGACCTGCTGAGCCAGGCCGAACATGACCCCTCGGCCCAGTCGATCCTGATTACCGATGATCCGGTCTTCGCCGATACGGTGGCGGACCGGATTGGCGTCGAATTGGCCATGCTGCCAACCGCCCGCGTCGCCAGCGAGAGCTGGAACACCCACGGCACGATTATCGAAGTGGCCGACCTGATGGCCGAGGCCCCGGCACTCGCCAATGCGCTCGCCGCCGAACACGTCCAGATCGCCACCGACGATCCACAGGCGCTGTTCGAACGAATCCGCCACGCCGGCTCGGTCTTTCTTGGCCGGATGACGCCTGAAGCCGTTGGTGATTATGTTGCCGGGCCCAACCACGTACTGCCCACCGGACGCCGCGCGCGGTTTTCATCCGGGCTGTCGGTGCTTGATTTCATGAAGCGCACCAGCTTCATCCAGCTTGATGCCAAGGCGCTGAAGGCCGTTGGCCCGGCTGCAGTGGAGCTGGCCAATGCCGAGGGGCTGACCGCCCATGCGCGCTCGATCGAAGTGAGACTGGGAATATGA
- the hisG gene encoding ATP phosphoribosyltransferase, translated as MSNPLTFAVPKGRILDEALPLMARAGVVPEAGFHDKGNRALSFACEGSDMRVIRVRAFDVATFVAHGAAQVGIVGSDVVEEFAYPDLYAPVDLAIGHCRLSVAEPEGQAGAPLSSHLRVASKYPNLTRRHFERMGVQAEVVKLNGAMELAPGLGLASRIVDLVSTGRTLKDNGLVETSTILDVSARLIVNRAALKTDARVGALVEAFRALAAPAEAA; from the coding sequence ATGTCGAACCCGCTGACCTTCGCCGTGCCCAAGGGCCGCATTCTCGACGAGGCGCTGCCGCTGATGGCCCGCGCCGGTGTGGTGCCAGAGGCAGGGTTCCACGACAAGGGCAACCGCGCCCTCTCTTTCGCCTGCGAAGGCTCAGACATGCGGGTGATCCGCGTACGCGCCTTCGATGTCGCGACCTTCGTTGCCCACGGTGCCGCACAGGTTGGGATCGTCGGCTCGGATGTGGTGGAAGAGTTCGCCTATCCCGACCTTTACGCGCCGGTTGACCTGGCGATCGGCCATTGCCGGCTGTCGGTGGCCGAACCCGAAGGCCAGGCTGGCGCGCCGCTTTCAAGCCACCTGCGCGTCGCCAGCAAGTACCCAAACCTGACTCGCCGCCACTTCGAGCGGATGGGGGTTCAGGCCGAAGTCGTGAAACTCAACGGCGCGATGGAACTGGCGCCGGGCCTGGGGCTGGCCAGCCGCATCGTCGATCTGGTTTCGACCGGACGCACGCTCAAGGACAACGGCCTGGTTGAGACCAGCACGATCCTAGACGTTTCGGCCCGGCTGATCGTCAACCGCGCCGCGCTCAAGACCGACGCCCGGGTGGGCGCGCTGGTCGAGGCGTTCCGTGCGCTGGCCGCACCGGCGGAGGCCGCCTGA
- a CDS encoding DUF2332 domain-containing protein: protein MVQGYQFIDINAKGEGIVVAAFDNQVAYCTQAGATVTARVVAALRDLLERGEPGQLFDALRNWPGAPLADALPLRLAGGIHALHLKGAEPALAAIYEDRAGVDDAAIVAAAILAHEAELLPWLDGPPQTNEAGRSSNFIAAMLWLASKGLPPRFQCLEIGSSAGINLMIDRYRYDLAGVQVGPEPGAMGFKPEWQGNPPPAQQIEIVSTKGCDVAPVDLTDPDQALRLKAYIWPEHTVRFERMAAAIAEAGKSPPDLVQMNAADFIEAELAKPQVAGTTRVLMHSIVWQYVPEDQQARVTQAMEAAGAMATPERPLAWIALEANRVLHLHELVVRYWPGGGEPVMLARAHPHGASIDWRA from the coding sequence ATGGTCCAGGGTTATCAGTTCATCGATATCAACGCGAAGGGCGAAGGCATTGTCGTCGCGGCCTTCGACAACCAGGTGGCATATTGCACCCAGGCCGGTGCGACCGTAACGGCGCGCGTGGTGGCGGCGCTGCGCGACCTGCTGGAGCGCGGCGAACCGGGGCAGCTGTTCGATGCGCTGCGCAACTGGCCAGGTGCGCCCTTGGCCGATGCCTTGCCGCTTCGGCTGGCAGGCGGCATCCATGCCCTGCACCTGAAGGGGGCGGAGCCAGCCCTGGCGGCGATCTACGAGGATCGCGCCGGGGTTGACGATGCGGCGATAGTGGCCGCAGCGATCCTTGCACATGAAGCGGAGCTGCTGCCCTGGCTAGACGGCCCGCCGCAGACCAACGAGGCGGGGCGCTCCAGCAACTTCATCGCCGCTATGTTGTGGCTGGCTAGCAAGGGACTGCCGCCCCGTTTCCAGTGCCTGGAGATCGGCTCAAGCGCGGGGATCAACCTGATGATCGACCGCTATCGCTATGACCTTGCCGGGGTGCAAGTCGGGCCGGAGCCTGGGGCCATGGGCTTCAAGCCCGAATGGCAGGGCAATCCGCCGCCAGCCCAGCAGATCGAAATAGTCTCCACCAAGGGCTGCGATGTCGCGCCAGTTGATCTGACCGACCCGGATCAGGCGCTCCGGCTCAAGGCCTATATCTGGCCTGAGCACACCGTGCGGTTCGAGCGGATGGCTGCTGCCATTGCCGAGGCCGGCAAATCACCGCCTGACCTGGTGCAAATGAACGCTGCGGACTTTATCGAGGCCGAACTGGCGAAACCGCAGGTGGCCGGGACCACTCGAGTGCTGATGCACTCGATCGTCTGGCAATACGTGCCGGAAGACCAGCAGGCGCGGGTGACCCAGGCAATGGAAGCGGCGGGGGCCATGGCCACGCCCGAGCGGCCACTCGCGTGGATTGCGCTGGAGGCAAACCGCGTGCTGCATCTCCACGAACTGGTCGTGCGCTATTGGCCGGGCGGGGGTGAGCCGGTGATGCTGGCGCGGGCGCACCCGCACGGCGCTAGTATTGACTGGCGAGCTTGA
- a CDS encoding low temperature requirement protein A, whose product MASWRGPAMAEARRGGIGAAIAAAEAKSRRSLLRNHGGGHAPVSFLELFFDLVFVFAITQLSHFLKDHLTWLGFAQALVLFLAVWWAWMYTTWATNWADPERFEIRIMLLALMALSLLMAVALPYGFSKYAWLFAASYVLLQLGRTVFMSFVLYREQQANARNMMRIAVWFCYAAPFWLIGVLRPEDERLAWWLLAVVIEYLGPITLFPVPGLGRSKASDWDISGSHMAERCGLFIIIALGEGIIITGATFADATMESGRVLAFCLAFLSSVLMWWLYFDLGQKRGSDHISENAEVGRVARNAYTYLHMPIVLGIVILAVADAKLLDNWYKPADGKLALVMCGGGVLFLVGLGLFKRNSNPLGNFPLSHLVGTLLFVGLGIAAWKGMLTTLQVGGMGVAAFAVVSGWEWVSYHGGWKERIDDTVAWFKLASQY is encoded by the coding sequence ATGGCTTCCTGGCGCGGACCGGCCATGGCTGAGGCGCGGCGCGGCGGGATCGGCGCCGCGATTGCCGCGGCCGAGGCGAAAAGCCGCCGCTCGTTGCTGCGCAATCACGGCGGCGGCCACGCGCCGGTCAGCTTCCTTGAGCTGTTCTTCGACCTGGTCTTCGTTTTCGCGATCACGCAGCTCTCGCACTTCCTCAAGGACCACCTGACTTGGCTGGGCTTTGCCCAGGCGCTGGTGCTGTTCCTGGCTGTATGGTGGGCCTGGATGTACACCACCTGGGCGACCAACTGGGCCGATCCCGAGCGGTTCGAGATCCGCATCATGCTGCTCGCGCTGATGGCATTGAGCCTGCTGATGGCGGTCGCACTGCCCTATGGCTTCAGCAAATATGCCTGGCTGTTCGCGGCCAGTTACGTCCTGCTGCAACTGGGGCGCACGGTGTTCATGTCCTTCGTGCTCTACCGCGAGCAGCAGGCCAATGCCCGCAACATGATGCGGATCGCCGTGTGGTTCTGCTATGCCGCGCCGTTCTGGCTGATCGGCGTGCTGCGGCCGGAGGACGAGCGGCTGGCCTGGTGGCTGCTGGCCGTGGTGATCGAGTATCTTGGCCCGATCACGCTATTCCCGGTGCCGGGCCTGGGCCGCTCCAAGGCCTCGGACTGGGACATTTCCGGCAGTCACATGGCCGAACGCTGCGGGCTGTTCATCATCATCGCGCTGGGCGAAGGGATCATCATTACCGGCGCTACATTTGCCGATGCGACGATGGAGAGCGGGCGGGTACTCGCCTTCTGCCTCGCCTTCCTTTCATCGGTTCTGATGTGGTGGCTCTACTTCGATCTCGGGCAAAAGCGCGGGTCGGACCATATCAGCGAGAACGCCGAGGTCGGCCGGGTGGCGCGCAATGCCTATACCTATCTGCATATGCCGATCGTGCTGGGCATCGTGATCTTGGCGGTTGCCGACGCCAAGCTGCTCGACAATTGGTACAAGCCCGCCGACGGCAAGCTGGCGCTAGTGATGTGCGGCGGAGGCGTGCTGTTCCTGGTGGGTCTGGGTCTGTTCAAGCGCAATTCCAACCCGCTCGGTAATTTCCCGCTATCGCATCTGGTCGGAACGCTGCTGTTCGTTGGACTGGGCATTGCAGCGTGGAAAGGCATGCTGACCACGCTGCAGGTTGGCGGCATGGGCGTGGCCGCCTTTGCCGTTGTCTCGGGCTGGGAATGGGTCTCTTACCACGGTGGGTGGAAGGAACGGATCGACGATACCGTCGCCTGGTTCAAGCTCGCCAGTCAATACTAG
- a CDS encoding sodium-translocating pyrophosphatase produces MDLVTLAIILGLVAVLYGFITSRQVLGADAGNAKMQEIAAAIQEGAQAYLKRQYTTIAIVGVIVAVIVAVALGPISAAGFLIGAILSGVAGFIGMNISVRSNVRTAAAAQTGLQAGLTLAFRAGAITGMLVAGLALLAIAVFYYYLTTVAGFTVGGDDRTVVDGLVALAFGASLISIFARLGGGIFTKAADVGADLVGKVEAGIPEDDPRNPAVIADNVGDNVGDCAGMAADLFETYVVTVGATMVLTALLLKGLGDMLAPMMALPLLIGGVCIVTSIIGTYFVRLGGGTNIMGAMYKGFLVTAVLSIGAIWWAISYALGDMETAMSYTILDTTVSFTGRVLFYCSLLGLVITGLIIWITEYYTGTNYRPVRSIAKSSETGHGTNVIQGLAISLESTALPTIVICAGIIIAYQLAGLIGIAYAATAMLALAGMVVALDAYGPVTDNAGGIAEMAGLDDSVREKTDALDAVGNTTKAVTKGYAIGSAGLAALVLFAAYTTDLREFFPDLVVSFSLENPYVIVGLLLGALLPYLFGAMGMTAVGRAAGDVVKDVRDQFANDKGIMAGTSKPNYARTVDLVTKAAIKEMIVPSLLPVLVPIVVYFVITAVAGQANGFAALGALLLGVIVGGLFVAISMTSGGGAWDNAKKYIEDGHHGGKGSEAHKAAVTGDTVGDPYKDTAGPAVNPMIKITNIVALLLLAALAAGH; encoded by the coding sequence GTGGATCTCGTCACGCTCGCAATAATCCTGGGACTGGTGGCCGTATTGTACGGTTTCATCACCAGCCGCCAAGTACTCGGCGCAGATGCCGGTAATGCAAAAATGCAGGAAATCGCCGCAGCCATCCAGGAGGGCGCGCAAGCCTACCTGAAGCGGCAATACACCACCATTGCTATCGTCGGCGTCATCGTCGCTGTCATTGTCGCCGTCGCGCTGGGGCCGATCTCGGCTGCGGGCTTCCTGATCGGCGCGATCCTGTCAGGCGTCGCCGGCTTCATCGGGATGAACATTTCGGTCCGTTCGAACGTCCGCACCGCCGCTGCGGCCCAGACCGGGCTGCAGGCCGGTCTGACCCTGGCCTTCCGCGCCGGGGCGATCACCGGCATGCTGGTGGCCGGCCTGGCGCTGCTCGCCATCGCGGTGTTCTATTACTACCTGACCACTGTGGCCGGCTTTACCGTGGGCGGCGATGACCGCACCGTGGTCGATGGCCTGGTTGCCCTCGCCTTCGGTGCCTCGCTGATCTCGATCTTCGCGCGCCTCGGCGGCGGGATCTTCACCAAGGCCGCCGACGTCGGCGCTGACCTTGTCGGCAAGGTCGAAGCAGGTATCCCCGAAGACGATCCGCGCAACCCGGCCGTGATCGCCGATAACGTGGGCGACAACGTGGGTGACTGCGCCGGCATGGCTGCCGACCTGTTCGAAACCTATGTCGTCACCGTTGGCGCCACCATGGTGCTGACCGCGCTGCTGCTGAAGGGCCTGGGCGATATGCTGGCCCCGATGATGGCCTTGCCGCTGCTGATCGGCGGCGTCTGCATCGTCACCTCGATCATCGGCACCTATTTCGTCCGCCTGGGTGGCGGCACGAACATCATGGGCGCCATGTACAAGGGCTTCCTGGTCACCGCCGTGCTCTCGATCGGCGCGATCTGGTGGGCGATTTCCTATGCGCTGGGCGACATGGAAACCGCGATGAGCTACACCATCCTCGACACCACGGTGAGCTTCACCGGCCGCGTGCTGTTTTACTGCTCGCTGCTGGGTCTGGTCATCACCGGGCTGATCATCTGGATCACCGAGTACTACACCGGCACGAACTATCGTCCGGTGCGCTCGATCGCCAAGTCGTCTGAAACCGGCCACGGCACCAACGTGATCCAGGGCCTGGCGATCAGCCTTGAATCGACCGCGCTGCCCACGATCGTGATCTGCGCCGGCATCATCATCGCCTACCAGCTCGCTGGCCTGATCGGGATTGCCTATGCGGCTACTGCGATGCTGGCGCTCGCGGGCATGGTCGTTGCGCTCGATGCCTATGGTCCGGTCACCGACAATGCCGGCGGCATTGCCGAAATGGCCGGCCTCGACGATTCGGTCCGTGAAAAGACCGACGCGCTCGACGCGGTGGGCAACACCACCAAGGCCGTGACCAAGGGCTATGCGATCGGTTCGGCGGGCCTCGCGGCACTCGTGCTGTTCGCCGCCTACACGACTGACCTTCGCGAGTTCTTCCCTGATCTGGTCGTCAGCTTCAGCCTGGAGAACCCTTACGTGATCGTCGGCCTGCTGCTCGGCGCGCTGCTCCCTTACCTGTTCGGTGCGATGGGCATGACCGCCGTGGGCCGCGCCGCCGGCGACGTGGTGAAGGACGTGCGTGACCAGTTCGCCAACGACAAGGGCATCATGGCCGGCACTTCGAAGCCGAACTATGCCCGCACCGTTGACCTGGTGACCAAGGCCGCGATCAAGGAAATGATCGTTCCGTCGCTGCTGCCGGTCCTCGTCCCGATCGTCGTCTACTTCGTGATCACGGCGGTCGCCGGTCAGGCCAATGGCTTTGCGGCGCTGGGTGCGCTGCTGCTGGGCGTGATCGTTGGCGGCCTGTTCGTCGCGATCTCGATGACCTCGGGCGGCGGCGCGTGGGACAACGCCAAGAAGTACATTGAAGACGGCCACCACGGCGGCAAGGGCTCTGAAGCCCACAAGGCTGCGGTGACCGGGGACACGGTTGGCGATCCTTACAAGGATACCGCCGGTCCGGCCGTCAACCCGATGATCAAGATCACCAACATCGTCGCGCTGCTGCTGCTCGCGGCGCTGGCGGCGGGGCACTGA
- a CDS encoding fatty acid desaturase has protein sequence MSEQDLLLPNPATVAPADDRAALPLGRDGMDRYTRRDLRKEEIEIARRFHGGAMWPYAVAAFGCFAIWLSFFPLAIMGVLNLPLAFVLSCIFCVGGYVTSHEAMHSNIGRPGTKYRWLNEAVGAVSTIPIVFPFSMARLMHLEHHYHTNHPDKDPDYTDEAPNMWLAWYKTWYNRQPGVDGSIHHYKRILAEMGTPEARRALVETMILQLVFMGTLFTMAWNGYAIEAALIWWLPRHIGLSYIRFFLSWAPHHPREGKMGRYENTNVFKSRVGHILSMGMQYHIVHHLYPGIPNHRTKEAYYALKPILKARGVDVSPL, from the coding sequence GTGAGCGAACAAGATCTTCTCCTGCCCAATCCGGCTACGGTTGCGCCGGCTGATGATCGCGCTGCGCTCCCGCTTGGGCGCGACGGGATGGATCGGTACACCCGGCGCGATCTGCGCAAGGAAGAAATTGAGATTGCGCGGCGGTTCCATGGCGGCGCGATGTGGCCCTATGCGGTCGCGGCCTTTGGCTGTTTCGCGATCTGGCTCTCGTTCTTCCCGCTGGCGATCATGGGCGTGCTCAATCTGCCGCTCGCTTTCGTCCTGTCCTGCATCTTCTGCGTCGGCGGCTATGTGACGAGCCACGAGGCGATGCATTCGAACATCGGCCGGCCGGGCACCAAGTATCGCTGGCTGAATGAAGCAGTTGGCGCGGTTTCGACCATTCCGATCGTTTTCCCCTTCTCGATGGCGCGGCTGATGCACCTCGAGCATCACTACCATACCAACCATCCCGACAAGGATCCGGACTATACCGACGAGGCCCCCAACATGTGGCTGGCCTGGTACAAGACCTGGTACAACCGCCAACCCGGCGTCGACGGCTCGATCCACCACTACAAGCGAATCCTGGCCGAAATGGGCACGCCTGAAGCGCGCCGCGCGTTGGTCGAAACGATGATCCTTCAGTTGGTCTTCATGGGCACGCTCTTCACCATGGCCTGGAATGGCTATGCAATCGAGGCGGCGCTGATCTGGTGGCTGCCGCGTCACATCGGCCTCAGCTATATTCGTTTCTTCCTGTCCTGGGCGCCGCACCACCCGCGCGAAGGCAAGATGGGCCGTTATGAGAACACCAATGTGTTCAAGAGCCGGGTCGGCCACATCCTGTCGATGGGGATGCAGTACCACATCGTCCACCACCTCTATCCCGGCATCCCCAACCACCGGACCAAGGAAGCCTATTACGCGCTCAAGCCGATCCTGAAGGCGCGCGGGGTGGACGTTTCACCGCTTTAA